In the Bifidobacterium catenulatum PV20-2 genome, one interval contains:
- a CDS encoding ClC family H(+)/Cl(-) exchange transporter: MTGNDAAHDIRRLIPRFDHLKWKMAAAGIVIGLVSGLLVVVYRLGIEYGTDASRWIYARIRETPWLIAPWAVAAVAAALAIAWMVGKEPMAGGSGIPQTNGVVICGLKMRWQTILPVRFVGGLLGALFGLSLGREGPSIQIGASGAQCVSHRLRGRRREDMQEHYLVTAGAAAGLSAAFSAPLSGMMFALEGVHRSFSPAILMGATAASLTADFVSKYCFGLRPVLDFGDIGQLSLEEYVWLIPLGLVAGLVGSLMNRLLLGFQTLYGKLPAWSRPMIAIAIALPVGIWLPDVLGGGSNLIDTAEHARVGLGMLCLLFVAKMLFTSTSFGSGAPGGIFMPILAVGSLAGGICGEVLHRFGDLPSDAVAVFAVCVMTGTLAASVKTPITSILLAVEMSGTLTHMLPVAAVAFIALLVSDLLRTKPIYGELLKRYMRAQGDDTRIPSQVGSGVMELPLEMGAIADGQRVRDVAWPSGCLIIGLRRGEREIVPRGDTLLRAGDYLVVLFSGEEEREVRPAMRRLCDARLD, from the coding sequence TTGACTGGTAACGACGCGGCACATGATATCCGCCGGCTGATTCCGCGATTCGACCACTTGAAGTGGAAGATGGCGGCGGCCGGCATAGTCATTGGTCTGGTTTCAGGATTGCTGGTCGTTGTATACCGTCTCGGCATCGAATACGGCACGGATGCGTCCCGCTGGATATATGCGCGGATTCGCGAGACACCGTGGCTGATTGCGCCGTGGGCGGTTGCCGCGGTGGCGGCCGCGCTGGCGATCGCGTGGATGGTCGGCAAGGAGCCGATGGCCGGTGGCAGCGGCATCCCGCAGACCAACGGCGTGGTGATATGCGGCCTGAAGATGCGTTGGCAGACGATTCTGCCAGTCCGTTTCGTCGGTGGACTGTTGGGCGCGTTGTTTGGCCTGTCGCTCGGCCGTGAGGGGCCGTCCATTCAGATTGGTGCGTCGGGTGCGCAGTGTGTGTCCCACCGTTTGCGCGGCCGCCGCCGTGAGGACATGCAGGAGCATTATCTGGTCACCGCCGGTGCCGCGGCCGGCTTGTCCGCCGCGTTCAGCGCGCCGCTGTCCGGCATGATGTTCGCTTTGGAAGGGGTGCATCGGAGTTTTTCCCCTGCGATTCTGATGGGCGCCACCGCCGCATCGCTGACCGCCGATTTCGTCTCGAAATACTGTTTCGGTCTGCGTCCGGTTTTGGATTTCGGTGATATCGGCCAGCTGTCGTTGGAAGAGTATGTGTGGCTGATTCCGTTGGGATTGGTGGCCGGTTTGGTTGGTTCGCTGATGAACCGCTTGTTGCTTGGCTTCCAGACGCTGTACGGCAAACTGCCGGCATGGAGCCGCCCGATGATTGCGATTGCGATCGCTTTGCCGGTTGGAATTTGGCTGCCTGATGTGCTCGGCGGCGGCTCGAATCTGATTGATACCGCCGAACATGCACGCGTCGGCTTGGGAATGCTGTGTCTGCTGTTCGTGGCGAAGATGCTGTTCACATCCACGAGTTTCGGCTCAGGCGCGCCTGGCGGTATTTTCATGCCGATTCTTGCGGTCGGTTCGCTGGCCGGCGGCATCTGCGGTGAAGTGTTGCATCGATTCGGTGACCTGCCATCCGACGCAGTGGCGGTGTTTGCGGTGTGCGTGATGACGGGCACGCTCGCCGCGTCCGTGAAAACGCCGATCACGTCGATTCTGTTGGCTGTGGAGATGTCTGGCACGTTGACGCATATGCTGCCAGTCGCTGCCGTTGCTTTTATTGCGTTGCTGGTTTCTGATTTGCTGCGTACGAAGCCGATTTATGGCGAGTTGCTGAAACGCTACATGCGTGCGCAGGGTGACGATACGAGGATTCCGAGCCAGGTTGGCAGTGGCGTTATGGAATTGCCGTTGGAAATGGGCGCGATTGCGGACGGGCAGCGTGTGCGCGATGTCGCGTGGCCTTCGGGTTGTTTGATTATTGGCTTGCGGCGCGGAGAACGTGAGATTGTGCCGCGTGGGGACACGTTGCTGCGTGCCGGCGACTATTTGGTGGTGCTGTTCAGTGGCGAGGAGGAGCGCGAGGTGCGACCTGCGATGCGGCGGCTGTGTGATGCCCGGCTTGACTGA
- a CDS encoding ABC transporter ATP-binding protein has product MSDVTNATDPTRVPAASVSDSGESVIQMSVGALSVSDSPESGTQGDMQGGAQESGPLSRAQIHVGEPEGEPLLDAVDLVAGYIPGVNILNGASLTLHEGEIVGIIGPNGAGKSTLLKSLFGLVHIHSGKLLLKGEDITNLRADKLVSRGVGFVPQTENVFPSLTIAENMHMGAFQAPKLFNERFDYVCSIFPKLGQRRNQLAGQLSGGERQMVAMARALMMKPSVLLLDEPSAGLSPMLQDETFIRVRQVNKAGVSVVIVEQNARRCLQICDRGYVLDQGRNAYSGKGRDLMNDPKVVSLYLGNLEEEVQEEDR; this is encoded by the coding sequence ATGAGCGACGTCACGAACGCAACTGATCCGACGCGTGTTCCTGCCGCCAGTGTGTCCGATTCTGGAGAATCGGTCATCCAGATGTCTGTTGGGGCGCTTTCCGTGTCCGATTCGCCAGAATCGGGCACGCAGGGTGACATGCAGGGAGGTGCGCAGGAGTCGGGGCCGTTGTCCCGCGCGCAGATTCATGTGGGGGAGCCGGAGGGTGAGCCTCTGCTTGACGCGGTGGATTTGGTGGCTGGCTATATTCCTGGCGTGAATATTCTCAACGGCGCGTCCCTCACGCTCCACGAGGGCGAGATCGTCGGCATTATCGGCCCGAACGGTGCCGGCAAGTCCACGTTGCTGAAGTCGCTGTTCGGCCTGGTGCATATTCATTCCGGCAAGCTTCTGCTCAAGGGCGAGGACATCACCAATCTGCGTGCCGACAAGCTCGTGTCCCGAGGCGTTGGCTTCGTGCCGCAAACCGAAAACGTGTTCCCCAGCCTGACCATTGCGGAAAACATGCATATGGGCGCGTTTCAGGCGCCGAAACTGTTCAATGAGCGGTTTGACTATGTGTGTTCGATTTTCCCCAAGCTCGGACAGCGTAGGAATCAGCTCGCCGGCCAGCTGTCTGGCGGTGAACGTCAGATGGTGGCTATGGCCCGGGCCCTGATGATGAAGCCGTCGGTCCTCCTGCTGGACGAGCCTTCCGCGGGCCTGTCGCCAATGCTTCAGGACGAAACCTTCATCCGCGTGCGTCAGGTCAACAAGGCCGGCGTCTCCGTGGTCATTGTCGAACAGAACGCCCGCCGTTGCCTGCAGATCTGTGATCGTGGCTATGTGCTCGACCAAGGTCGCAACGCCTACTCTGGCAAGGGCCGTGATTTGATGAACGATCCGAAGGTTGTCTCCTTGTACCTGGGCAATCTGGAAGAGGAGGTCCAGGAAGAGGACAGGTAG
- a CDS encoding CrcB family protein, whose amino-acid sequence MMWMICLFGGLGAMARYVLDVSIQRGWNRENRRTNRNFPLSTLVINGVASLCAGIAMMSYYSQSVDMDTVMMFVVGFLGGFSTFSTALNEVVSLIRQRRFTLALGYGIATIAVPLICVATGFGIALLANPA is encoded by the coding sequence ATGATGTGGATGATCTGTCTGTTCGGCGGTCTGGGCGCCATGGCCCGTTACGTGCTCGACGTGTCAATTCAACGAGGCTGGAATCGCGAGAATCGGAGAACGAACCGCAACTTCCCGCTATCTACGCTCGTCATCAACGGCGTCGCCTCGCTATGCGCGGGCATCGCCATGATGTCCTACTATTCGCAATCGGTGGATATGGACACGGTCATGATGTTCGTTGTCGGATTTCTCGGTGGTTTCTCAACATTCTCCACGGCGCTCAACGAAGTGGTTTCATTGATTCGCCAGCGTCGTTTTACGCTGGCTCTGGGCTATGGAATAGCAACCATCGCGGTGCCTCTCATTTGCGTGGCCACCGGTTTCGGCATTGCGCTGCTCGCCAATCCGGCGTAA
- a CDS encoding ABC transporter ATP-binding protein, with protein sequence MPDTTNISTSATQPIPQPGVPFHDLTKWATKTPEGETLISTAYRDKVTEDLKFVENKPGVHKPDPILIADNVTRKFGGMTAVDVNHFEIERHGITALIGPNGAGKTTFFNLMTGFDTPNTGTWQFDGQDMAHVQPEKVARMGMVRTFQLTKVMSRLTVLDNMLLGAPVQPGEGMFRALFPGMWKKQEKANIEKAEALLERFLLIKKKDDYAGALSGGQRKLLEMARALMSDPQLVMLDEPMAGVNPALKQSLLDHIMALREEGTTVLFVEHDINMVRHIADWVTVMAEGKIVAEGQPKTVMSDPAVIDAYLGAHANIDLGDDSVLEDLKEA encoded by the coding sequence ATGCCTGATACAACGAATATTTCGACGTCGGCAACTCAACCGATTCCACAGCCGGGCGTACCGTTCCATGATCTGACCAAGTGGGCCACCAAAACCCCCGAAGGTGAGACGCTGATCTCCACGGCCTATCGTGACAAAGTCACGGAAGATTTGAAATTCGTGGAGAACAAGCCGGGAGTTCACAAGCCTGATCCGATTCTGATCGCAGATAATGTAACCCGTAAATTCGGCGGTATGACGGCAGTGGATGTCAATCATTTTGAAATCGAAAGGCATGGCATTACTGCACTGATCGGACCGAATGGTGCTGGTAAAACCACGTTTTTCAATCTGATGACTGGCTTTGATACGCCGAATACCGGCACTTGGCAGTTCGACGGTCAAGACATGGCGCATGTGCAGCCTGAAAAAGTGGCGCGTATGGGGATGGTTCGCACGTTCCAGCTGACCAAGGTCATGAGCCGTTTGACTGTGCTCGACAACATGCTGCTTGGTGCCCCCGTACAGCCTGGTGAGGGCATGTTCCGCGCGCTGTTCCCCGGCATGTGGAAGAAGCAGGAGAAAGCGAATATTGAGAAGGCGGAAGCGTTGCTGGAACGTTTTCTGCTGATCAAAAAGAAGGATGATTATGCGGGTGCGCTTTCTGGTGGTCAGCGCAAGTTGTTGGAAATGGCGCGTGCGCTGATGTCTGATCCGCAGTTGGTCATGTTGGATGAGCCGATGGCGGGTGTGAATCCTGCGCTGAAGCAGTCGCTGCTCGACCACATTATGGCGTTGCGTGAAGAGGGCACCACGGTGCTGTTCGTGGAGCATGACATCAACATGGTGCGTCATATCGCCGATTGGGTGACTGTGATGGCGGAAGGCAAGATCGTGGCGGAAGGCCAGCCGAAGACCGTGATGAGCGATCCGGCTGTGATTGACGCGTATTTGGGTGCCCACGCCAACATTGATTTGGGTGACGATTCCGTGCTGGAAGATTTGAAGGAGGCCTGA
- a CDS encoding branched-chain amino acid ABC transporter permease produces the protein MDIMTIISNAAGELIAPTTAAYVLAAIGLNIHFGMTGLMNMGQAGFMLLGAYGFAITQSMGCNLFASVCVALALAVIYALLLGIPTLKLGPDYLAMVTLAAAEIIRIVGRSTAMTKFTGGSAGISPQDFTERFEAFSPLPDGSTTFLLWTYSNNIANSWWLRIVAWVLVAIAAFLCWRWFHSPWGRMLKGIREDENAIRSLGKPVTKYKMESLILGGLFGAMAGIIFVLPRSVQPDSLGRTVTFYVWTILLLGGAATILGPVLGSCVLWVLLTFVKEVMRNTVPETLISSNQIEALGWVIVGVSLMCLVIFRPQGLLGDRKELAFHA, from the coding sequence ATGGATATCATGACAATCATCTCCAACGCGGCGGGCGAGCTGATCGCCCCCACCACGGCGGCATATGTATTGGCCGCCATCGGTTTGAACATTCACTTCGGCATGACCGGCCTGATGAACATGGGCCAGGCGGGCTTCATGCTCCTCGGCGCCTACGGATTCGCCATCACGCAGTCGATGGGCTGTAATCTGTTCGCTTCGGTGTGTGTGGCTTTGGCGCTTGCCGTCATTTACGCGCTGCTACTGGGTATTCCTACGTTGAAGCTTGGTCCGGATTATTTGGCTATGGTCACGTTGGCGGCCGCGGAAATCATTCGTATTGTTGGCCGTTCGACTGCTATGACGAAGTTCACCGGCGGTTCCGCAGGTATTTCCCCGCAGGATTTCACGGAACGTTTCGAAGCGTTTTCCCCGCTTCCGGACGGTTCGACCACGTTCCTGCTGTGGACGTACAGCAACAATATTGCGAATTCCTGGTGGCTGCGCATTGTGGCTTGGGTTTTGGTTGCGATTGCCGCGTTCCTGTGCTGGCGTTGGTTCCATTCGCCGTGGGGTCGCATGCTGAAGGGTATTCGTGAGGATGAGAATGCGATTCGTTCGCTTGGCAAGCCGGTTACGAAATACAAGATGGAATCGTTGATTTTGGGCGGATTGTTCGGCGCGATGGCTGGCATTATTTTCGTGCTGCCTCGTTCCGTGCAGCCTGATTCGCTTGGTCGTACGGTTACGTTCTATGTGTGGACGATCCTGCTGTTGGGTGGTGCGGCTACGATTCTTGGCCCGGTGCTTGGCTCGTGCGTGCTGTGGGTGTTGCTCACGTTTGTCAAGGAGGTCATGCGCAACACTGTTCCCGAAACTTTGATTTCCTCCAATCAGATTGAAGCCCTTGGCTGGGTGATTGTCGGCGTTTCGCTGATGTGCCTGGTGATTTTCAGACCGCAAGGTTTGTTGGGTGACCGAAAGGAGTTGGCTTTCCATGCCTGA
- a CDS encoding branched-chain amino acid ABC transporter permease, whose product MTAVTYFKRHRRSGIAIFCSIFAVLSMLFIFSPVAAMAAEAVDVCNPTSDNGCVNGILQDADKRPIAGATVKLSGKATAETTTAADGKWAFSVADDGDYMVTIDDAVAKEHGLKASSATVTIKKASFDKQRGVVRFDQAGANSSASGTSDSGESDNQSAKSGAGTSDSADSDTQSAKKSGSNIGKRIWQQLYSGIIFGLMLGLMSVGMNLVYGTTGLQSFSHGEQVTLGGLMAYVGTQILHMPVVASAIFAIVVGALTGLIQNEIVWGPLRRRHIGTMQQMIVTIGLSMALQYTFQFFFGGDIKGIVKSVPNSFQIGPITTDMPTLLSAAIAIVVIVGVTLFLYKTRLGRATRAVSDNAALAAASGINVDQVVRVVWILSCAMAALSGVLLGIYLNGISWNTGATLILLMFAAVTLGGLGTANGALIGSLVIGIVADMSSLVIPNDMRYASALAILIIVLLVRPQGIFGKQQRVG is encoded by the coding sequence ATGACAGCCGTAACGTATTTCAAACGGCATCGTCGATCGGGAATCGCAATATTTTGTTCGATTTTTGCCGTTCTCTCGATGCTTTTCATATTCTCTCCCGTTGCTGCGATGGCTGCGGAAGCCGTCGACGTGTGCAATCCGACTTCCGACAATGGTTGCGTCAACGGCATTTTGCAGGATGCCGATAAGCGGCCGATTGCGGGCGCTACCGTCAAGTTGTCCGGCAAGGCTACGGCGGAGACCACAACCGCAGCCGACGGCAAGTGGGCGTTTTCCGTTGCCGATGATGGCGATTACATGGTCACGATTGACGATGCCGTTGCGAAAGAGCATGGACTGAAGGCAAGTAGCGCGACGGTCACGATCAAGAAGGCAAGTTTCGACAAGCAGCGCGGCGTCGTGAGGTTCGACCAGGCCGGTGCCAATTCCAGCGCATCCGGAACGTCCGATTCTGGAGAATCGGACAACCAGAGTGCAAAAAGTGGGGCTGGAACGTCCGATTCTGCAGACTCGGACACGCAGAGCGCCAAAAAGAGCGGCTCCAACATCGGCAAGCGCATTTGGCAGCAGCTCTACTCCGGTATCATCTTCGGCCTGATGCTCGGCCTCATGTCGGTCGGCATGAACCTCGTCTACGGCACTACCGGCCTGCAGTCCTTCTCCCACGGTGAGCAGGTTACACTTGGCGGCCTTATGGCGTATGTTGGCACGCAAATACTGCATATGCCGGTCGTGGCGTCCGCTATTTTCGCCATTGTCGTTGGCGCGCTAACCGGCTTGATTCAAAACGAAATCGTGTGGGGGCCGCTGCGCCGCCGTCACATCGGCACCATGCAGCAGATGATCGTCACCATCGGCCTGTCGATGGCATTGCAGTACACGTTCCAGTTCTTCTTCGGCGGCGACATCAAGGGCATTGTCAAATCCGTGCCGAACAGCTTCCAAATCGGCCCGATCACCACTGACATGCCAACGCTGCTTTCCGCGGCGATCGCCATTGTCGTGATCGTCGGCGTTACCTTGTTCCTGTACAAAACTCGACTCGGCCGCGCCACGCGAGCCGTTTCCGACAACGCGGCACTGGCCGCAGCGTCCGGCATCAACGTGGATCAGGTGGTCCGCGTGGTATGGATTCTCTCGTGCGCCATGGCCGCCTTGTCCGGCGTGCTGCTGGGCATCTATCTGAACGGCATCTCCTGGAACACCGGCGCGACCCTGATCCTGCTGATGTTCGCCGCGGTGACGCTCGGCGGCCTCGGCACCGCCAACGGCGCGCTCATCGGCTCGTTGGTCATCGGCATCGTAGCGGACATGAGCTCGCTTGTTATCCCCAACGATATGCGTTACGCCAGCGCGCTGGCAATCCTCATCATCGTTCTGCTGGTGCGCCCGCAGGGCATCTTCGGCAAGCAGCAAAGGGTGGGCTGA
- a CDS encoding adenylosuccinate synthase: MPGIVLIGAQWGDEGKGKATDLIGTKVDYVARFNGGNNAGHTVVVGDESYALHLLPSGIISPNVTPVIGNGVVVDPEVLFEEIDGLESRGVDCSRLLVSEAAHVIAPYHRTLDKVTERFLGKHKIGTTGRGIGPAYADKINRVGIRVHDLFNAEHLHDKVEASLHQKNQMLVKLYNRRPIDVDETTDELLKLGERLKPYVANTSLVLNKALDEGKTVLFEGGQATMLDVDHGTYPFVTSSNPTAGGACTGTGVGPTKISRVIGVSKAYVTRVGEGPFPTELFGEDGEWLRAQGHEYGVTTGRPRRCGWFDAVVNRYAAQVNGLTDIVLTKLDVLTGLKEIPLCVAYDVNGERRDDMPTDQSEFAAAKPIYESMPGWDEDISQIHDFNDLPKTCQDYVKRLEELSGCRISVIGTGPQRDHIIQINSLVD; encoded by the coding sequence ATGCCTGGAATTGTTTTGATCGGTGCCCAGTGGGGCGACGAAGGTAAGGGCAAGGCGACCGATCTTATCGGCACCAAGGTCGACTATGTTGCGCGTTTCAATGGCGGCAACAATGCGGGCCATACCGTGGTCGTTGGTGACGAATCGTATGCGTTGCACCTGCTGCCCTCCGGCATCATCAGCCCGAACGTGACCCCCGTGATCGGCAACGGCGTCGTCGTCGATCCCGAAGTGCTGTTCGAGGAGATCGACGGTCTTGAAAGCCGTGGCGTGGACTGCTCCCGACTGCTGGTGAGCGAAGCCGCGCACGTGATCGCGCCGTACCATCGCACGCTTGACAAGGTGACCGAACGCTTCCTTGGCAAGCATAAGATCGGCACCACCGGCCGCGGCATCGGTCCGGCCTACGCGGACAAGATCAACCGCGTCGGCATCCGCGTACACGACCTGTTCAACGCCGAACATCTGCATGACAAGGTCGAGGCGAGCCTGCATCAGAAGAATCAGATGCTCGTCAAGCTGTACAACCGTCGTCCGATCGACGTGGACGAGACTACCGACGAGCTGCTCAAGCTCGGCGAACGTCTGAAGCCGTATGTGGCCAACACCTCGCTGGTGCTCAATAAGGCACTTGACGAAGGCAAGACCGTGCTGTTCGAAGGCGGCCAGGCCACCATGCTCGACGTGGATCACGGCACGTATCCGTTCGTCACATCCTCCAACCCGACCGCCGGCGGCGCATGCACCGGTACTGGTGTCGGCCCGACCAAGATCAGCCGTGTGATTGGTGTTTCCAAAGCGTACGTGACCCGCGTGGGCGAAGGACCGTTCCCGACTGAGCTGTTTGGCGAGGATGGCGAGTGGCTGCGTGCGCAGGGTCATGAGTATGGCGTGACTACGGGTCGCCCGCGTCGTTGTGGCTGGTTTGATGCGGTGGTGAACCGTTATGCGGCTCAGGTCAACGGCCTGACCGACATCGTGCTCACCAAGCTCGACGTGCTTACCGGCCTGAAGGAAATCCCGTTGTGCGTGGCCTATGATGTCAACGGCGAACGCCGCGACGATATGCCTACCGATCAGTCCGAATTCGCGGCGGCGAAGCCGATCTACGAATCCATGCCGGGTTGGGACGAGGATATTTCCCAAATCCACGACTTCAATGATCTGCCGAAGACTTGCCAGGATTATGTGAAGCGTCTTGAGGAACTGTCCGGCTGCCGTATCTCCGTGATCGGCACCGGCCCACAGCGTGACCATATCATCCAGATCAATTCGCTGGTCGACTGA
- a CDS encoding ABC transporter substrate-binding protein: protein MKKTNMKGMRKLSITAAAVVAAAVMALAGCGSGSGSSSSDASGSGAKTTKFVLGGLWPETGSLAYLAPPELAAEKLAVKDINDAGGVLGSKVTTVDADTSDADHADQNTSAAQSVLSKNPSFIIGPASSSVVKNTYKSITSQNIPMLSMGATSAGFSGLSDYFFRTVAPDTVQGAVMGNLIAQDGVQKLAIAVFNDEYGTGLRDTVVKTASAAGVDIVYGEKDTFDPTETNFSSIATAIKASNPDATLVIAFDQTKPLLKALASAGVDTKKLYFVDGNTSDYSSELDAGLLEGSKGTIPGVNPSDDFIKRLESTGVDLKNTTTYGAETYDGIILAALAAQKGGSADGKTIQANMAAVSGANGGEKCDSYKACLALLKDGKDIQYQGQTGIGPFNKNNDPSSANIGVYTFDKDNKPVFDHTQSGDVPTD, encoded by the coding sequence ATGAAGAAGACAAACATGAAGGGCATGAGAAAGCTGTCCATCACCGCCGCCGCAGTAGTGGCCGCCGCGGTCATGGCGCTCGCCGGCTGTGGCTCCGGCTCCGGAAGCTCCAGCTCCGACGCATCTGGTTCCGGTGCCAAAACCACCAAGTTCGTGCTTGGTGGTCTGTGGCCGGAAACAGGATCCCTGGCCTATCTGGCACCGCCTGAACTGGCTGCCGAAAAGCTGGCAGTCAAAGACATCAATGACGCCGGTGGCGTACTTGGCAGCAAGGTCACCACCGTGGACGCTGATACGTCCGATGCTGACCATGCCGACCAGAACACGTCCGCGGCCCAGTCCGTGCTGAGCAAGAACCCATCGTTCATCATCGGTCCGGCTTCCAGCTCCGTGGTCAAGAACACATACAAGTCCATCACCTCGCAGAACATTCCGATGCTGTCGATGGGGGCCACTTCGGCCGGCTTCTCCGGCCTGTCCGACTACTTCTTCCGTACCGTGGCACCTGATACTGTGCAGGGCGCGGTCATGGGCAATCTGATCGCGCAGGACGGCGTGCAGAAGCTCGCCATCGCGGTCTTCAACGACGAATACGGCACCGGTCTGCGCGACACGGTAGTCAAGACCGCTTCCGCGGCGGGCGTCGACATCGTCTACGGCGAAAAGGACACCTTCGATCCGACCGAGACGAACTTCTCCTCAATCGCCACCGCCATCAAGGCGTCCAACCCCGACGCGACGCTCGTCATCGCCTTCGACCAGACCAAGCCGTTGCTCAAGGCGCTCGCCTCCGCCGGGGTCGACACCAAGAAACTGTACTTCGTGGATGGCAACACCTCCGACTATTCGAGCGAACTCGACGCGGGCCTGTTGGAAGGCTCGAAGGGCACCATTCCTGGCGTCAACCCGTCCGACGATTTCATCAAGCGTCTCGAATCCACCGGCGTGGATCTGAAGAACACCACCACGTATGGTGCTGAAACCTACGATGGCATTATTCTGGCAGCTCTTGCCGCTCAGAAGGGTGGTAGTGCTGACGGCAAGACCATTCAGGCCAATATGGCTGCGGTTTCCGGCGCTAATGGCGGCGAGAAGTGTGACTCCTACAAGGCTTGCCTTGCTCTGCTGAAGGATGGCAAGGATATCCAGTACCAGGGCCAGACCGGTATCGGACCTTTCAATAAGAACAATGATCCGAGTTCTGCGAATATCGGTGTTTACACCTTCGACAAAGACAATAAGCCGGTCTTCGACCACACCCAGTCCGGCGACGTTCCGACCGACTGA
- a CDS encoding CrcB family protein, whose product MESQEQSPGDMVTAGEDSHPITQAIDTVEVTHAGATTPAANTMDPPTIPLAPMKRMQARFNPLADGLMYVVVFVGGFVGVGCRHALDMLLPSVSGTPFVVGTFVSNMVACFLFAMLTEFMATASWLRRRVRQVVSRGVGLGLLGGLSTMSGVMLETMEGLHERHIASALGYLAGNFAGGLLTAAAGVVLMQALLSRSTRKRVRGAFSAVSVSDSAESDTQGVRHVKVADVARSAAQAAMEAAQAAQQAAQAVQQIAQTGQVPRVETPTVPPTASQPMQTGRVPQIPPLAVPQLTQPSQPLLREPDTPDLGQLPEPIQQSQPIQQPQQPANPLPPSFEPKPITAEISLIADPATGEVR is encoded by the coding sequence ATGGAATCGCAAGAACAATCGCCGGGAGACATGGTGACCGCGGGTGAGGACTCGCATCCCATCACGCAGGCAATCGACACTGTTGAGGTGACGCATGCTGGTGCAACCACGCCCGCCGCTAACACCATGGATCCGCCTACGATTCCCCTGGCACCGATGAAACGTATGCAGGCGCGGTTCAATCCGCTCGCCGATGGACTGATGTATGTTGTGGTGTTCGTCGGTGGATTTGTTGGAGTCGGCTGTCGGCATGCGTTGGATATGCTTCTGCCGTCGGTCAGCGGGACGCCGTTCGTTGTGGGCACGTTTGTGTCGAATATGGTCGCCTGCTTCCTGTTCGCGATGCTGACCGAATTCATGGCGACCGCTTCGTGGCTGCGTCGCCGGGTGCGGCAGGTTGTCAGCCGTGGTGTTGGGCTCGGCTTGCTCGGCGGACTTTCGACGATGTCCGGCGTGATGCTGGAAACGATGGAAGGTCTGCACGAGCGGCATATCGCCAGTGCGCTTGGCTATCTTGCGGGAAATTTTGCAGGCGGTTTGCTCACTGCCGCCGCCGGCGTGGTTCTGATGCAGGCACTGCTGTCACGGAGTACTCGAAAGCGGGTTCGGGGTGCGTTTTCAGCTGTTTCCGTGTCCGATTCCGCCGAATCGGACACGCAGGGCGTACGCCATGTGAAAGTGGCCGACGTGGCGCGTTCTGCCGCGCAGGCCGCAATGGAAGCCGCGCAGGCGGCGCAGCAGGCCGCGCAGGCGGTCCAGCAGATTGCACAGACGGGACAGGTTCCGCGAGTCGAAACGCCAACCGTGCCGCCGACCGCCAGCCAGCCTATGCAGACAGGCCGCGTTCCGCAGATTCCTCCGCTGGCCGTTCCTCAGCTGACACAGCCATCGCAGCCGTTGCTGCGCGAGCCGGATACTCCAGACTTGGGGCAGCTGCCCGAGCCGATTCAGCAGTCGCAACCAATCCAGCAGCCCCAGCAGCCGGCTAACCCGCTTCCGCCCAGCTTCGAGCCCAAACCGATCACTGCGGAGATTTCGCTTATCGCCGACCCGGCTACCGGGGAGGTGCGCTGA